A genomic window from Fibrobacterota bacterium includes:
- a CDS encoding ATP-binding cassette domain-containing protein, with product MTKKPSISCRGLELRREGRAVLTLERWDVHPGERWVVMGPNGCGKSTLAMAALGRLHPWDGSIEILGRVSGQDEIVSLRSRIGFSGDALEPLVEPVVTALELVSTGFVGTLGLRFDRPSPGQTRKAKAELESWGLAEHMDRPLGKLSLGQRRRAWLARALAGDPRLLILDEPCAGLDPRAREDLVDHLESLSVRRPDLPIVLVTHHLEEIPAGFSRVLLLRDGKALAQGEIGSVLRSEDFSSLFGPGFQVRKHRGRWSLLRRD from the coding sequence TTGACCAAAAAGCCTTCGATCTCCTGCCGCGGCCTCGAACTGCGGCGCGAGGGACGGGCGGTTCTGACCCTCGAACGATGGGATGTCCATCCGGGCGAACGCTGGGTGGTGATGGGCCCCAACGGATGCGGAAAAAGCACCTTGGCCATGGCCGCGTTGGGACGCCTGCATCCATGGGATGGCTCGATCGAGATCCTCGGAAGGGTCTCGGGCCAGGACGAGATCGTCTCGTTGCGATCGCGGATCGGGTTTTCCGGAGATGCCCTGGAACCTCTGGTGGAGCCGGTCGTCACGGCACTGGAACTCGTTTCGACAGGATTTGTCGGGACCCTGGGTCTACGGTTCGACCGCCCGTCGCCCGGCCAGACACGCAAGGCGAAAGCCGAACTGGAGTCTTGGGGATTGGCCGAACACATGGATCGACCGTTGGGGAAATTGTCGCTGGGCCAAAGACGACGCGCCTGGCTCGCCCGCGCTCTGGCCGGCGATCCCCGGTTGCTGATCCTCGACGAGCCTTGCGCCGGCTTGGACCCGCGCGCGCGAGAAGACCTTGTGGATCATCTGGAATCGCTTTCCGTGCGCCGACCGGATCTGCCCATCGTGCTGGTGACCCACCATCTGGAAGAGATCCCCGCAGGCTTCAGCAGGGTCCTGTTGCTTCGCGATGGGAAGGCTCTCGCGCAAGGGGAAATCGGCTCGGTCCTACGGTCGGAGGATTTCTCATCCCTCTTCGGCCCCGGATTCCAGGTTCGCAAACATCGCGGCCGTTGGTCCTTGCTCCGTCGCGACTGA
- a CDS encoding tRNA (cytidine(34)-2'-O)-methyltransferase: MLKIVLVQPEIAPNTGNIARLCVCNGLQLHLVHPLGFKIDDRNLKRAGMDYWKHLDLVEHTDVDAFLHALPVGARLRWFSTKSDVAHWDLDYKPDDWLVYGSESRGLPERLRELHPEGWVRIPMTGPFVRSLNLSSSVAIGAYEALRQTSIPPTGVLS; the protein is encoded by the coding sequence ATGCTCAAGATCGTCCTTGTCCAACCAGAAATCGCTCCCAACACGGGGAATATCGCTCGCCTTTGCGTCTGCAATGGCCTGCAATTGCACCTGGTCCACCCACTTGGTTTCAAGATCGACGACCGGAATTTGAAGCGTGCGGGAATGGACTACTGGAAACACCTGGATCTGGTGGAACACACCGATGTCGACGCTTTCCTGCACGCCCTTCCTGTCGGCGCCCGGCTGCGGTGGTTCTCCACCAAGTCGGATGTGGCCCATTGGGATCTCGACTACAAGCCCGACGACTGGCTTGTTTACGGCTCGGAATCGCGTGGACTCCCAGAACGATTGCGGGAGCTCCACCCGGAAGGATGGGTGCGCATTCCCATGACCGGTCCGTTCGTTCGCTCCCTCAATCTCAGTTCTTCCGTGGCGATCGGAGCCTACGAAGCTCTCCGCCAGACCTCCATCCCTCCAACCGGAGTTCTCTCATGA